From one Caldichromatium japonicum genomic stretch:
- a CDS encoding DUF1631 domain-containing protein: MGKSQDSNVIQLINPDRDQGPDTSTDGLRLLRTCRDYLIDALLAAFTRQVGRANEELLAMMDQPIDQTQSQLCFDARAFLSNRSPAMLQRFRETYIETFDQAVTRLRSQEARPAAVLTGELSLVDDSDFELDLALTKLTTRSAYHCAQSMVALDRRVAVLLNLPRLAQEDNPFYPMMIYRALLQALTDLGVVRDLAIFILQVFEHQVVADLPAIYAEINRQLVESGILPQIPLSGVQAKGEAGAPGVSVTGPASAVQAGLGAGGIPTGGGAVGTQTGDVFEELWHSWRRLAAAPAASSLPPVVGAALPLAPGVPAVPLVPPTQAAPPTLPRDQLFQTLGNLQRGALDPSAWPTLGAVPLDPSAVNVVAQLRASPELRQTSALDSMVIDIVAMLFDAVFKDPELPDAVRAEIAKLQIPILKVALLDKTFFSDRKHPARRLLDVLAESYLGRGEQEMQSLLAKIRAVVKAVLDDFESDIGVFSAQVEQFEGFLAEEESKTKAASAALLADLARRERQGLAEQRVSSEIQRRIQRPGIPDLISDFLQRGWSWVLSDTFINQSDDSPEWRQALQLMDDLIWSITPKTNTAERERLIVMLPNLIQGLRSALARLGLEKEWGEFFSNLIQCHVAAIRGESASEHPETGVSNRLPPRPEPITTSVTSERDKEPLTAQRDKEATQTTTSHHLKLVQSLQPGAWIEFQTERGTRKTLRLSWVSDFKGVFLFTNRQGENAITLAAASLAEHLRKGSARLLSQNPLTDRAVARIMEQMQAQTPSPSAGSQTQDPSGPQSPGP; this comes from the coding sequence ATGGGTAAATCGCAAGACTCAAATGTCATCCAGTTGATAAACCCAGACAGGGATCAAGGCCCCGATACCTCTACCGATGGCCTGAGACTGTTGCGTACATGCAGGGATTATCTGATTGATGCCTTGCTGGCGGCCTTCACGCGGCAGGTGGGGCGGGCCAATGAGGAGCTCCTGGCGATGATGGATCAGCCGATCGATCAGACCCAGAGCCAGCTTTGTTTCGATGCGAGGGCGTTCTTGTCCAATCGCAGCCCTGCCATGTTGCAGCGCTTCCGCGAGACCTATATCGAGACCTTCGATCAGGCGGTCACCCGCCTTAGATCACAAGAGGCGCGTCCGGCAGCCGTCCTGACAGGCGAGCTGAGCCTGGTCGATGACTCGGACTTCGAGCTGGACCTGGCGCTGACCAAGCTGACGACGCGGTCTGCCTATCATTGCGCTCAATCGATGGTGGCGCTCGATCGGCGCGTAGCTGTCCTCCTGAATCTGCCGCGTCTCGCCCAAGAGGACAACCCCTTTTATCCCATGATGATCTACCGGGCCCTGTTGCAGGCACTCACCGATCTCGGTGTCGTGCGTGACCTGGCGATCTTCATATTGCAGGTCTTCGAGCACCAGGTGGTCGCGGACTTGCCGGCGATCTATGCCGAGATCAACCGCCAATTGGTCGAATCCGGCATCCTACCCCAGATTCCACTGAGCGGTGTCCAAGCCAAGGGAGAAGCAGGTGCGCCGGGCGTTTCGGTCACCGGGCCAGCGAGTGCGGTGCAGGCCGGTTTGGGGGCAGGGGGCATCCCCACAGGGGGGGGGGCTGTCGGTACCCAGACAGGCGATGTCTTCGAAGAGCTCTGGCATTCCTGGCGGCGGTTGGCAGCGGCACCTGCCGCAAGCAGCCTGCCGCCGGTCGTGGGCGCCGCCCTGCCGCTGGCACCGGGTGTTCCCGCCGTTCCGCTCGTTCCTCCTACCCAGGCAGCGCCTCCAACCCTTCCCCGCGATCAGCTTTTCCAGACCCTGGGTAATCTGCAACGGGGTGCGCTCGACCCCAGCGCCTGGCCTACGCTCGGGGCAGTGCCGCTCGATCCGTCTGCTGTCAATGTTGTGGCCCAATTGCGCGCTTCCCCCGAGTTGCGCCAAACCTCGGCGCTCGACAGCATGGTCATCGATATCGTGGCTATGCTCTTCGATGCGGTCTTCAAGGACCCGGAGCTGCCCGATGCCGTGCGGGCCGAGATCGCCAAGCTGCAGATCCCCATCCTCAAGGTTGCCCTGCTCGACAAAACCTTCTTTTCAGACCGCAAGCATCCCGCGCGTCGTTTGCTCGATGTTTTAGCCGAGTCCTATCTCGGGCGTGGCGAGCAAGAGATGCAGTCTTTGCTCGCCAAGATCCGTGCGGTCGTCAAGGCGGTGCTTGATGACTTTGAATCAGACATCGGGGTCTTTTCCGCCCAGGTCGAGCAGTTTGAAGGCTTCTTAGCCGAGGAGGAGTCCAAGACCAAGGCTGCATCTGCTGCCCTGCTCGCTGATCTCGCACGGCGCGAGCGCCAAGGGCTCGCGGAGCAGCGGGTTTCGTCCGAGATCCAAAGGCGTATTCAGCGACCAGGCATCCCCGATTTGATCAGCGATTTTCTCCAACGCGGCTGGTCCTGGGTCTTGAGCGACACCTTTATCAACCAAAGCGACGACTCGCCTGAATGGAGACAGGCGCTTCAACTCATGGATGACCTGATCTGGAGCATCACACCCAAGACCAATACTGCAGAGCGCGAGCGCCTCATCGTCATGCTACCCAACCTGATCCAGGGTCTGCGTTCGGCTCTGGCCCGCTTGGGGCTGGAGAAGGAATGGGGTGAGTTTTTCAGCAACCTAATTCAATGCCATGTTGCCGCTATCCGCGGCGAATCCGCCAGCGAGCATCCGGAGACAGGGGTATCCAACCGCCTGCCACCGCGCCCCGAGCCGATCACCACCTCCGTGACCTCTGAGCGCGATAAGGAACCGCTGACTGCGCAGCGCGACAAGGAGGCCACTCAGACGACGACCAGCCACCATCTGAAGCTTGTCCAGTCCTTGCAGCCGGGTGCCTGGATCGAGTTTCAGACCGAGCGCGGGACACGCAAGACCTTGCGTCTGAGCTGGGTCAGCGATTTCAAGGGTGTCTTTTTGTTTACCAATCGCCAGGGTGAAAACGCCATAACCCTGGCTGCGGCCAGCCTAGCCGAGCATCTACGCAAGGGGAGTGCCCGTCTGCTCAGTCAAAACCCGCTCACCGATCGCGCAGTAGCGCGGATCATGGAGCAGATGCAGGCCCAAACCCCCTCACCAAGCGCCGGATCTCAGACTCAAGATCCCAGCGGGCCGCAAAGCCCAGGGCCCTAA
- the glmS gene encoding glutamine--fructose-6-phosphate transaminase (isomerizing): MCGIVGAIAQRPVAAILLEGLRRLEYRGYDSAGIAVLDEGGQLNRLRVLGKVARLAEALAAEPLPGTLGIAHTRWATHGEPAVHNAHPHISAERCALVHNGVIENHEALRARLSAEGHIFTSDTDTEVVVHAIYAELARGLPLVDAVRAAVQGLRGAYALGVIDAQDPNHLVAARYGSPLVIGLGFGESFIASDVCALLPVTNRFIFLEDGDLAELSREAIWIWDRSGQLVERPMKTSLLSVETIERGPYRHYMQKEIFEQPHAIAETLEGRLSGERVPLEVFGHRAAALFPQIRSVRIIACGTSYHAGLVARYWLESLAGLPCQVEVASEYRYRRAVVPEGTLFVAISQSGETADTLAALHQAKNAGYAATLAICNVPESSLVRESDLVFLTHAGPEIGVASTKAFTTQLVALLLLTIALGRCRGLSAEEERRLVGLLRQLPGEVEEVLRLDATVAALAERFADKHHTLFLGRGEHYPIALEGALKLKEISYIHAEAYPAGELKHGPLALIDEEMPVIAVAPNNGLLEKLKSNLEEVRARGGQLIVFADQRVHLAQNNGVTVVGVPATNELVDPLLFTIPLQLLAYHVAVLKGTDVDQPRNLAKSVTVE, from the coding sequence ATGTGTGGGATCGTTGGTGCCATCGCCCAGCGACCGGTTGCGGCCATCCTCTTAGAGGGTCTGCGTCGGCTGGAGTATCGCGGCTATGACTCGGCGGGGATCGCCGTGCTCGATGAAGGGGGCCAACTCAATCGCCTGCGGGTGCTCGGCAAGGTGGCGCGTCTGGCCGAGGCGCTCGCCGCTGAGCCCTTGCCGGGGACCCTGGGGATCGCCCATACCCGCTGGGCGACCCATGGTGAGCCTGCAGTGCATAACGCCCATCCGCATATCAGCGCCGAGCGCTGCGCCCTGGTCCATAATGGGGTCATCGAGAACCATGAGGCATTAAGGGCCAGGCTGAGCGCCGAGGGGCATATCTTTACCTCAGACACCGACACCGAGGTCGTCGTCCATGCCATCTATGCCGAGCTTGCGCGCGGTTTGCCCCTGGTCGATGCGGTTCGCGCCGCCGTCCAAGGGCTGCGCGGTGCCTATGCCCTCGGGGTGATCGATGCCCAGGACCCTAATCACCTGGTGGCGGCGCGGTATGGCAGCCCGCTGGTCATCGGGCTGGGATTTGGCGAGTCTTTCATCGCCTCCGATGTCTGTGCGCTTCTGCCGGTCACCAATCGTTTTATCTTCCTGGAGGACGGAGACCTTGCGGAACTGAGCCGGGAGGCTATATGGATCTGGGACCGCAGCGGCCAGTTGGTCGAACGCCCGATGAAGACCTCGTTGCTTTCGGTCGAGACGATCGAACGCGGCCCTTATCGGCATTACATGCAAAAGGAGATCTTTGAACAGCCCCACGCCATCGCCGAGACCCTAGAGGGGCGTTTGAGCGGCGAACGGGTCCCGCTCGAGGTCTTTGGTCATCGGGCAGCAGCCCTGTTCCCTCAGATTCGTTCGGTACGCATCATCGCCTGCGGGACGAGCTATCACGCGGGTCTGGTTGCGCGCTATTGGCTCGAATCGCTCGCGGGTCTGCCCTGTCAGGTCGAGGTGGCGAGCGAATATCGCTATCGTCGTGCCGTGGTCCCCGAGGGGACCCTGTTCGTTGCCATCTCACAGTCGGGCGAGACCGCAGACACACTTGCTGCCTTGCACCAGGCCAAGAACGCAGGCTATGCAGCGACACTCGCCATCTGCAATGTCCCGGAAAGCTCCTTGGTGCGCGAATCCGACCTGGTCTTTTTGACCCATGCCGGGCCGGAGATCGGCGTGGCCTCGACCAAGGCATTCACCACCCAGTTGGTGGCCTTGTTGCTTCTAACCATCGCCCTCGGTCGCTGTCGGGGCCTGAGCGCTGAGGAGGAGAGACGTCTGGTCGGTTTGCTGCGACAACTGCCCGGCGAGGTCGAGGAGGTCTTGAGGCTCGATGCGACCGTTGCTGCCCTCGCCGAGCGCTTTGCTGATAAGCATCACACCCTATTTTTGGGTCGCGGTGAGCATTATCCGATCGCCCTGGAGGGAGCGCTCAAGCTTAAGGAGATCTCCTATATCCATGCCGAGGCCTATCCGGCCGGCGAACTCAAGCATGGTCCCTTGGCCCTGATTGACGAGGAGATGCCGGTGATAGCGGTCGCGCCTAACAACGGACTGCTAGAGAAGCTTAAATCAAACCTCGAAGAGGTGCGCGCCCGCGGCGGCCAGCTTATAGTCTTTGCCGATCAACGGGTTCACCTGGCCCAAAACAACGGGGTCACGGTGGTGGGTGTGCCGGCCACCAATGAGCTGGTTGACCCCTTGCTCTTTACCATTCCCCTCCAGCTTCTAGCCTATCATGTAGCTGTGCTCAAGGGGACCGATGTCGATCAGCCGCGCAACCTGGCCAAGTCGGTGACGGTCGAGTAA
- a CDS encoding zinc ribbon domain-containing protein has product MVLADRWDPSSRLCSVCGWENEMLALKDREWTCPQCGTRHDRDINAALNLKRLATATALPVASPSGNGGATAERVSAVVGKVTPVRDECAPHSGQEEHSAPVCALS; this is encoded by the coding sequence TTGGTTTTAGCTGATCGCTGGGATCCGAGCAGCCGCCTGTGTTCGGTCTGTGGTTGGGAGAATGAGATGTTGGCGTTGAAGGATCGGGAATGGACGTGTCCTCAATGCGGCACGCGCCATGATCGGGACATCAATGCCGCGCTCAATCTCAAACGGCTGGCAACCGCAACTGCCCTACCCGTGGCGAGTCCGTCCGGTAACGGCGGAGCTACAGCAGAGAGGGTCTCTGCCGTAGTCGGGAAAGTCACGCCTGTCAGAGACGAATGCGCTCCGCATTCGGGGCAGGAAGAGCACAGTGCGCCTGTTTGCGCACTTTCTTGA
- a CDS encoding helix-turn-helix domain-containing protein, with protein MQLTHKIALCLTPEQAVYFTCACGTGRCVWNWALAEWKWQDSWCDRFAYCGSQVRRHSG; from the coding sequence ATGCAACTGACCCACAAAATCGCCCTTTGTCTGACGCCTGAGCAGGCGGTTTACTTCACCTGCGCCTGCGGTACGGGGCGGTGTGTCTGGAATTGGGCGCTTGCCGAGTGGAAATGGCAAGACTCTTGGTGCGACCGTTTCGCGTACTGCGGATCGCAGGTTCGTCGCCATTCAGGTTGA